A genomic segment from Bradysia coprophila strain Holo2 chromosome III, BU_Bcop_v1, whole genome shotgun sequence encodes:
- the LOC119077781 gene encoding uncharacterized protein LOC119077781 — MSKTKKILKILSKMGFVNDVDPFFRDGSVSELSWLGESVTINKENYFKVNVINDGNESTFMIAGLKQFLDLQTEISQRYPDRNRDDLTIKYLDKYFNFVQIDDSKDFEIFMRQHNDHKIYVTWVNENSTPVNEPVNSYDPLKDVWLWPALMLLLVVALIAVSLQIYEVFRGETICENRVDHWSGYKKIIKEFCQHHPSTEECQRIIVEFLSFMSFDSIIQTRI; from the exons ATGtcgaaaacgaagaaaattttaaaaattttatcgaaGATGGGTTTCGTAAATGACGTTGATCCATTTTTTCGTGACGGTAGTGTCAGTGAATTAAGTTGGTTAGGTGAAAGTGTGACCATTaataaagaaaactattttaaaGTTAATGTTATCAATGATGGGAACGAGTCAACTTTCATGATTGCCGGTTTGAAGCAATTTTTAGATCTTCAGACTGAAATATCGCAGCGGTATCCTGACCGAAATCGAGATGACCTTACCATAAAGTATTTGG aTAAGTATTTCAATTTCGTGCAGATCGATGATTCGAAAGActtcgaaatttttatgagACAGCACAATGATCATAAAATCTATGTCACATGGGTAAACGAAAATTCGACGCCCGTAAATGAACCGGTAAATTCATACGACCCTTTAAAGGACGTGTGGCTGTGGCCTGCGTTAATGCTTCTACTCGTCGTTGCGCTTATCGCGGTTAGTCTACAAATTTATGAAGTATTTCGTGGAGAAACAATATGTGAAAATCGAGTGGACCACTGGTCAGGAtacaagaaaattattaaagaaTTTTGCCAGCATCATCCTTCAACGGAAGAATGTCAGCGCATAATCGTGGAGTTTCTCTC